A single genomic interval of Shewanella psychropiezotolerans harbors:
- a CDS encoding DUF4124 domain-containing protein: MYPRFLALVLPLLFMASVSATVIYKWVDKNGVTHYSQQIPENANDQSKSTKLYSEDIEPKAIGTVAPTARKEEENELSQAQQDAAAINENDKEQAKEICKNAKYNLDILMTHTKLNSKDQQTGEVVAVTEEQRQEKIKVQKQRIKLFCK; this comes from the coding sequence ATGTACCCAAGATTTTTAGCTCTCGTGCTACCTTTACTATTTATGGCATCAGTTTCGGCCACCGTCATATATAAGTGGGTAGATAAAAATGGAGTGACTCACTATAGCCAGCAGATCCCAGAGAATGCCAACGATCAGTCAAAATCCACAAAGCTATACAGTGAAGATATTGAGCCAAAAGCCATAGGGACTGTTGCTCCAACGGCTCGTAAGGAAGAAGAAAATGAGTTAAGCCAAGCTCAACAAGATGCAGCAGCTATCAATGAAAACGATAAAGAACAAGCTAAAGAAATCTGTAAGAACGCGAAATACAATCTTGATATTTTGATGACCCACACCAAGCTAAACAGTAAAGATCAACAAACAGGTGAAGTTGTAGCTGTAACAGAGGAGCAGCGTCAGGAAAAGATCAAGGTGCAGAAACAGAGAATCAAGCTATTCTGTAAATAG